From the Candidatus Krumholzibacteriota bacterium genome, one window contains:
- a CDS encoding riboflavin synthase: MFTGLIQEVGKVAFLRRHSRGAGLSVKMAGNVDVGESIAVNGVCQTVSRVLKDGFECDILPETLRVTNLGELKSGASVNLEKALLPGDRMGGHIVNGHVDGVGTVRKLSKRPYSLNIKLEKEMFDYIVPKASIAVNGISLTIGPEPGSGCFDVYIIPHTWENTNLRFVRPGNRVNIEIDILARYVKEFTRKLK, translated from the coding sequence CTGCGCAGGCATTCGCGGGGAGCGGGTCTCTCTGTAAAAATGGCTGGGAATGTTGACGTTGGAGAGAGTATCGCGGTAAATGGAGTATGTCAGACAGTAAGCCGGGTTCTCAAAGACGGCTTTGAATGTGATATCCTGCCGGAAACGTTAAGAGTCACTAACCTCGGTGAGTTGAAATCCGGCGCGAGTGTTAATCTCGAGAAAGCCCTTTTGCCGGGTGATAGAATGGGAGGTCATATTGTTAATGGCCATGTGGACGGTGTTGGTACCGTAAGAAAATTATCGAAAAGACCTTATTCCTTGAATATTAAATTAGAAAAAGAGATGTTCGATTATATTGTCCCGAAGGCTTCTATAGCGGTAAATGGAATCAGTTTAACTATAGGTCCTGAGCCGGGCAGCGGGTGTTTCGATGTTTATATTATTCCTCATACGTGGGAAAATACGAATCTCAGATTTGTCCGCCCCGGAAACAGAGTGAATATTGAAATTGATATTCTTGCCAGGTATGTAAAAGAATTCACGCGTAAACTAAAATAA